ACTGTTCCGACCTTTCTATCCCCTTCCATTATTGGTGTCTCCATGCTTTGTGAAGCCCTCTCTTCAGGTGACCGAGCTTTTCTGAGCAGAAGCTTGCTGTTTTTGGTTACCTCTATTTCGACTATGTTTTCATCCTCGATAGCCCCGTCTGTTATCTGTTCAAGATATGTATAATCCTGACTTGTATTAACAGCGGCTGCAGCGTTTTCAATCAGGGTGGATACCATGTATATTCTTTTTCTTAAATCATTCTCGATTGTGATATTATGCCGGGAAAAAGACCAGTACCAGATAAAGGACTGTCCTATAAGGAGTATTATAAGGACCCTGAGTATGAATGTTGTGGAAAGTTTCTTTTTTATCTTCATGCGCATTCCTTGAAAGAATTTCTGTCTAAAAGGTATCTCATATCATCTTCAGTCTCGACATGATATCCCTTATCCAGGCATAGTCGTCACCATGTGCCTCAACAAAACCTGTATAGTGTTCATCAATGGATTTCAGTACCGTTATCCCTTCAGTGCCGGTATCCTTCAGCGCGAGGATGGCGGATTTTATCTCTTCTGCACTTTCCTCGGGTATATCCCTGGTAATACATATATTGAACTCGGGTATTTCTTCAGAGAATTTTATAAATTTCAATCCCTGTTCCTTATATTTATCCGCAGTTGATTCCATTACTCCTCCAGCGTCATACCCACCTGAAAGCACTGCCTTTGCCACATCATCGTGATGGCCGAGATAGTTATAGAAGAGGAGGTCGTCAAGGTCTATGCCGGCTTCAAGTAACATATACCGTGGCACTATATGAGATGAGGTAGACTCCTGATCGCCAAAGGCAAATGAGCAGTCCCTCAGGTCCTCAATGCTTGATACAGGGCTGTCACTCCTTGCAATAATGACCGAGTGGTGAAAGGGCTTGCCGTCCCTCAGGGCCTTGGCAATTACCCTTACGCCATAATCACGATTGGCCTTTATGTATGTTGAGGGGGTCATATAGCAGAGTTGTGTTACACCACTGCCGATCTCCTTTATTGCACTGTTGAAATCCACGCCCACCTTTAATTCCACCTTCTTGCCGAGTTTCCTGCCCAGGTACTCAGCGAGGGGGGTAAACTTTCTATACATATCCGCCGGAGATTCCAGGGGTATTACACCGAGCCTGAGGGTCTTTTCAGGCCTTGCGGATACAGAGAATCTGAAACTTTCCATTTCCGTCACAATAAGTTCGGAGTCTTTAACGAGGGACCTGAGAGAATTGTTGACCTTGAATGAGAGGTTCCTGTTTTTAACCGGAAGGTCTGATATATTTTCTGCAGATCTCTTTATCTGTTCAGACTCTGTTTTCTGTTCATTTATGGCGCTGGCTATCTGCTGACTCTTTTCTGAAACCACATCAGTGCTCTTTATTATCTGTTTGCTCTGCAGGGATTGCTCCTCTGTAGCGGTTTTCACCTGCACGGCTATATCCTTAACCTTCTCCGCGGCATTCGTTATAAGGTTCATTCCCCTTGATTGCTCGGATGTTGCCTTTGCAATCTGACTTGCCATATTACGGACATTTTCCATTGACCTTGATACAAACCGTGCTGCCTCAGCCTGCTCCGAAGTTGAGTGTTCAATGGCCGTAGACATCTCTGAAGAAAGCTGTGCGCTCTCCACAATCTTTTTCAGTACCCCTGAGGCCTCCTGTGAGAGCCCGAGTCCCTCATTGACCGATTCAAGGCCGTGCTTCATTGCATCCACTGCGTCCCTGACCTCCTGCTGCACCGTCTGTATCAGTGATGAAATCTCCTGGGTAGAGAAGGATGTCCTTTCTGCGAGGTCTTTTATTTCATCGGCAACAACAGAAAACCCCTTGCCGTGTTCTCCTGCCTGGGCTGCCAAAATAGCCGCATTCAGTGCAAGGAGATTCGTCTGGTCGGTAACATCGTCGATTACTGTGAGTATCTTTCCTATCTCTTCCGACCTCCCGCCGAGCTTCTTTATATACTCTGCGGTCTTTTCAACAGAGGTCTTTATCCGTTCCATCCCCTCGATAGTCTTCCCGATGGAAGTCATTCCGTAAGTGGATGCCTCGTTCATGACCCGTTCACTCAATTTGGCGGATTCCTTGGTATTCCCTTCGACTTCCCTGATAGAGGCTGTAATCTCTTCAATTGCTGAAAGGGTGTCCTCAGCAGACCTGAAGAGATCATCAGCGCTCAGCGCAACCTCTTTTATGGAAGATGAGAGTTCCTCAATGGAAGCTGATGTAGATTCGGTTGATTCAAAGAGTTCGTTGCTGTTGTTGGCGATCTGGGAGGTGCTGGCAGCCATCTCTTCAACCGCAGCGGTGGTCTGTTCTGAAGATGCCGCAAGGTCTTCCGTATTTGCTGCAATCTCGGTGATTGCAGCGTTCAGTTCCTCTATGGAAGAGGAGATATTCGAAATAGCCTCGGCTTCGAGTTGAGTGCCTTCAAGAATATCCCTCGACTCCGATTCAACCTCTGAGGAGACCTTGGAGATTCTTTTAGTGACGTCCTTTACCCTCTGGAGGATTGAAGATATGGATTGAAGCGCATCCTGCAGCGCAGTGCTCGCCTGTCCGATTTCATCGGTAGAATCTATATCGACATTGAAGGTCAGGTCTCCATCCGAGAGGAGCCTGGCAGCCTTTTCTATCTTCTTTATCGGGTTAAGCACTATCTTTCTCAGAAGCAGCCACATAATAAAAGAGAGTATGGCTATGGCAAACAAGGAAGCGATGATAGTAACAGTTGCCATCTCTGCAATCTTTTCTTTCTCACTTTCAAGTGTCATGGAGACCTTGACCGCCCCGATGAAAGGGCTGTCAATCTTGTGGCATTTTTGGCATGCAGATCTTTTTATCAGTGGCTTGTAAACGGTCATTAGCCCGTTTTCGATCAGGGCGTAAGGGGAGAGGTTTGTCCTGAACCTTTCGACATAGCGCTTCTCTGTTGCAGGTGCTTTTCTGTCAAATGCTACCCGGCCTTCATGATTCAGGATAGTGATGGCCTCTACGCCTTTAAGTGCCTTGAGGTCGCCTGCCATGGCTTTGGTGATTTCAGCCCGTCCTTCAATCATGGTCCTTTCAATGCTTGTGCTGATTACCGTTGCGGTTTCAAACATTTTTTCCTGTGCGGTTTCGTAGATGTTTTTCTTCTGAAGATAAATAACCGTAGTTACGGCAAAGATAGCGCCCAAAATAATGACTGATATAACTACTCCAAGGACCTTTTTTTCAAGTTTTCCCATTCTCTTCTCCTTTGAGAGGCTTAACTATAAGGTATAAAGGTATAATTCAGTATTATAATAACCTATTGATTACCTTGAGGATGCGCCTTTTTTGTTATAGTTAACCCAAGCGCCTCCTCAGTCCTGAGTATTGTCATAAAGATTCCATCGGAGATAATAATACCTTCAATAAATCTTGCCTCTTCTTCTGTGATATGTGGAGGGGCCGGGTTGAGGTCTGATTCGGGCATCCGCCTGACCCCGACAATCCTGTCTGCCATAACACCGATAGGCCCCCTTGGGCCTCTGACAATAACTATCTTGGCCCTTTGAGTGACCCTGTTCCGGTTTCTGTCCGTATCCGGGATTTTTTCAGTATCAGTGATATTCAGTCTTGCCTTCAGGTCCACAATGGGGACCATCTTTCCCCGTAATGAACTTAGCCCCTTTACATAAGACGGAGTTCCGGGGACGGGTGTTATAGCGGGTGGATGGGCTATCTCCTGCACATCCCTCATATGGAAGGCATATGTTTCCGGTCCAAGCTGAAAACAGAGCAGATCAATCCTTACCTCCGGTGTCTCAACCCCGATTGATTCCTCAGGAGAGGCTTTCTCCCCTGATTCTGCCGGCCCTTCCTTGATAACAGGTTTGGTATTTTCCGTCTTCTCTTCAGTGGTTTTCAACGTCTCAGTTTCCGTATCAGAAGGTTTGTGAGTAGATGGCTTTGCTGTCTTTCCGGCCTGTGCAGCCTTTTTCCTGATTTTAGCTATATCCATCAGAGTCCGAGTTCCTCCACTGCATCCATGACATTGGTGTTGTCAATGAGTTGAGAGTCTTTTGAGAAGGCATCAAGCAGTGCCGAGGTTGCAATACTGTTTATAAGTCTCGGTATTCCCCCGGAATATATGTGGATAAGGCCTATCGCTTCATCAGTAAAGAGTCTGGTTTCCCTGCCTGATACCTTCAACCTGTGGTTGATGTATTCCGAGACCTCTTCTTCAGACAGGGGCGGCAGGTGATAGAATATCCCGATCCTCTGCCTAAGTGGGGCATATGCCCTGTGTTTCAACCGTCTGAGAATATCCGGTTGAGCCACAAAAATCAGGCTTATAAGGTTGGTATCGTCGAGCTGGAAATTGGTAAGGAGCCTTATTTCTTCAAATGTCTCCTTTTTAGGTATAAGCTGTGCCTCATCAATAATAATCACAGGTGTAATGCCGTTTTCATGGTCCTCATAGACCTTCCGGTAAATAGCATCCAGGAGGTCATCCTTATGATTAAAAGGAGGTTTTACCTCCATGCGGCGCGCGATTGTTCTTAAAAACTGGTTTGCCGTCAGCCTTGGATTCACGATAAGTATTATCCTGTATTGGTCATTCAAAGAGTCCATTAAAGCCCTTGTGAGCGTGGTCTTTCCGCATCCTATCTCACCTGTAAATAATATGGTTTCCTTTTCTTCCACAACGTACTGAAGTCTTGCAAAGGCCTCCTCATGTGCCTTGCTGAGATAGAGAAACCGGGGATCCGGGGTCTTGTTGAAAGGTCTTTCACTCAACCCGTAAAAGTCTTTATACATGTACCAGTCCCTTGTGCCTGAGCAGGATTTCCTCTGTCAAGGTCTCAACGTCTATGACAAGTATGACATTGTGCCTGCCGATTTCCGTAACACCTGCAACCCCCTTTAATCCCTCGAAATATCCACCGAGGGACTTTATAACAATCTCCTGCCCACCAATAAGTTCGTCTACAAGGAGTCCAACCCTCCGTTCTTCGTATCCGGAAACCACAATATATCGGCTCTCATGATGGCCGCTTTCACGGGTCTGAGAACCGATTTCGAAAAAATCCGATACCGGCATAACAGGCAGCAACTCTCCCCTCAGGTTATACACTTTTTTGCCTTCTATGCTCTGAAGGGCATCCCTGTCGACTATCAGGGTCTCGGAGATCGATGACAGTGGTAAGGCAAAGGTATTGATGCCGACTCTTATCAGCAGTGACTTGATAATGGCAAGGGTGATGGGGATGGAGAGAGAGAATCGCGTATAAATGTCTTTTTCCGTCCTTACATCCACAAACCCGCCTATCGAAGATATCCGGTTTTTAACCACATCCATGCCGACTCCTCTTCCCGACACCTCTGTTACCTTCTCTTTTGTGCTGAATCCTGCCCTGAAGATGAAGCCTATCAATTCTGTATCGTCTATCTCTGTTCCGGCAGTAATAATCCCTTTTTCCAGGGCTTTTTCCCGTATCACTTCCGTGTCAATTCCTCTGCCGTCGTCCTCTATTTCTACTATTACGTTATTGCCACGTTGAAAAGCCTTAACCCTGATGGTTCCCCTTTCAGGCTTGCCCCTTCTCTTTCGTTCTTCAGGGCTCTCTATCCCGTGGTCTATGGCATTTCTGACAATGTGCATCAAGGGGTCCACGATCTCTTCGGCGATGAATTTATCCAGCTCGGTCTCCTCTCCAAAGACCGTCAGATTAACGGGTTTTCCTATCTCCTGAGAGTATCGTTTTACTATCTGTGCAAGGCGTGAAAATATCTGACCGATAGGCACCATACGAATCTCCAGTACCTGCTGCTGTAATTCCGACAGTCTCCTTTCAAGACTCTGGTATGCCCTGTGCATATCAAAGACAAGCTCTGAGTGCCCGTAGATTCCTGCAAGTTCGCCTTCTATGCGTTTAATGGCCCCCTTGGTAAGCGTGAGTTCTCCAATTGTGTTGAGTATCCCGTCAAGTTTTTCTATATCCACTCTTACAGTGGTTGAAATGCTTTTTAGTGAAGGCTGTAGTTTCCGGGCTGTTGTCTTTTTAGGCTTGCTGCCCGTAATCTGTTCGGGCGCAATGCCAATGGCGGTTTTCAGGGAATCAGGGTCTTTGTCGGATGCAAAGAGAAGTTTGAATCCAAGAGAGTCTGGCGGCATGTTTTCAGAGGTGGGGAGGATTGATATCAATTCCCCTTGCTTTTT
This genomic stretch from Nitrospirota bacterium harbors:
- the phnD gene encoding phosphate/phosphite/phosphonate ABC transporter substrate-binding protein, producing MGKLEKKVLGVVISVIILGAIFAVTTVIYLQKKNIYETAQEKMFETATVISTSIERTMIEGRAEITKAMAGDLKALKGVEAITILNHEGRVAFDRKAPATEKRYVERFRTNLSPYALIENGLMTVYKPLIKRSACQKCHKIDSPFIGAVKVSMTLESEKEKIAEMATVTIIASLFAIAILSFIMWLLLRKIVLNPIKKIEKAARLLSDGDLTFNVDIDSTDEIGQASTALQDALQSISSILQRVKDVTKRISKVSSEVESESRDILEGTQLEAEAISNISSSIEELNAAITEIAANTEDLAASSEQTTAAVEEMAASTSQIANNSNELFESTESTSASIEELSSSIKEVALSADDLFRSAEDTLSAIEEITASIREVEGNTKESAKLSERVMNEASTYGMTSIGKTIEGMERIKTSVEKTAEYIKKLGGRSEEIGKILTVIDDVTDQTNLLALNAAILAAQAGEHGKGFSVVADEIKDLAERTSFSTQEISSLIQTVQQEVRDAVDAMKHGLESVNEGLGLSQEASGVLKKIVESAQLSSEMSTAIEHSTSEQAEAARFVSRSMENVRNMASQIAKATSEQSRGMNLITNAAEKVKDIAVQVKTATEEQSLQSKQIIKSTDVVSEKSQQIASAINEQKTESEQIKRSAENISDLPVKNRNLSFKVNNSLRSLVKDSELIVTEMESFRFSVSARPEKTLRLGVIPLESPADMYRKFTPLAEYLGRKLGKKVELKVGVDFNSAIKEIGSGVTQLCYMTPSTYIKANRDYGVRVIAKALRDGKPFHHSVIIARSDSPVSSIEDLRDCSFAFGDQESTSSHIVPRYMLLEAGIDLDDLLFYNYLGHHDDVAKAVLSGGYDAGGVMESTADKYKEQGLKFIKFSEEIPEFNICITRDIPEESAEEIKSAILALKDTGTEGITVLKSIDEHYTGFVEAHGDDYAWIRDIMSRLKMI
- a CDS encoding chemotaxis protein CheW; its protein translation is MDIAKIRKKAAQAGKTAKPSTHKPSDTETETLKTTEEKTENTKPVIKEGPAESGEKASPEESIGVETPEVRIDLLCFQLGPETYAFHMRDVQEIAHPPAITPVPGTPSYVKGLSSLRGKMVPIVDLKARLNITDTEKIPDTDRNRNRVTQRAKIVIVRGPRGPIGVMADRIVGVRRMPESDLNPAPPHITEEEARFIEGIIISDGIFMTILRTEEALGLTITKKAHPQGNQ
- a CDS encoding AAA family ATPase, which produces MYKDFYGLSERPFNKTPDPRFLYLSKAHEEAFARLQYVVEEKETILFTGEIGCGKTTLTRALMDSLNDQYRIILIVNPRLTANQFLRTIARRMEVKPPFNHKDDLLDAIYRKVYEDHENGITPVIIIDEAQLIPKKETFEEIRLLTNFQLDDTNLISLIFVAQPDILRRLKHRAYAPLRQRIGIFYHLPPLSEEEVSEYINHRLKVSGRETRLFTDEAIGLIHIYSGGIPRLINSIATSALLDAFSKDSQLIDNTNVMDAVEELGL
- a CDS encoding chemotaxis protein CheA, which encodes MNSSKKEFISEAEELLGEAEEHLLELQESAETGANPDTVNALFRSIHTLKGISGLFGLEGLKDLSHAIEEILDSLRLGNIEVSDDVIRFLFKNIDILRELLKKAEQGNDFDVTPYLEDIKVFGRKTSSRQKQESLSGVIDEAIISVLSNYEEQRLRANIKKKRAIFTINAVFSLEDFDKALAELTEKIKKQGELISILPTSENMPPDSLGFKLLFASDKDPDSLKTAIGIAPEQITGSKPKKTTARKLQPSLKSISTTVRVDIEKLDGILNTIGELTLTKGAIKRIEGELAGIYGHSELVFDMHRAYQSLERRLSELQQQVLEIRMVPIGQIFSRLAQIVKRYSQEIGKPVNLTVFGEETELDKFIAEEIVDPLMHIVRNAIDHGIESPEERKRRGKPERGTIRVKAFQRGNNVIVEIEDDGRGIDTEVIREKALEKGIITAGTEIDDTELIGFIFRAGFSTKEKVTEVSGRGVGMDVVKNRISSIGGFVDVRTEKDIYTRFSLSIPITLAIIKSLLIRVGINTFALPLSSISETLIVDRDALQSIEGKKVYNLRGELLPVMPVSDFFEIGSQTRESGHHESRYIVVSGYEERRVGLLVDELIGGQEIVIKSLGGYFEGLKGVAGVTEIGRHNVILVIDVETLTEEILLRHKGLVHV